From the genome of bacterium, one region includes:
- a CDS encoding radical SAM protein: MRVLKRVSPVSVLGPFERAVIWVQGCPLRCRGCITPEGLPFEGGELVPVAELADWIIEEHDGRGVEGVTFSGGEPFSQAAALCAVVDRARARRNIGVMCYSGFTHKHIQQTGSAEQIAFLARIDLLVDGPYMSTRHGDLLWRGSANQRLILLSDRYRAELERIIAEGGDKSAGLEIRELERAGLVIAGVPNTAGAGHDLRRRLAE; this comes from the coding sequence GTGCGCGTGCTGAAACGCGTCTCGCCGGTCTCGGTTCTCGGCCCGTTCGAGCGCGCCGTGATATGGGTGCAGGGCTGCCCGCTGCGATGCCGCGGCTGCATCACGCCGGAGGGGCTGCCGTTCGAAGGCGGCGAGCTTGTCCCCGTCGCCGAGCTTGCGGACTGGATAATCGAGGAACACGACGGTCGCGGGGTTGAAGGCGTCACGTTTTCGGGCGGCGAGCCGTTTTCGCAGGCCGCGGCGCTGTGCGCGGTCGTGGACAGGGCGCGCGCGCGGCGGAACATCGGCGTGATGTGCTACTCCGGATTCACGCACAAGCATATACAGCAAACGGGCAGCGCGGAGCAGATTGCGTTCCTTGCAAGGATTGACCTGCTCGTGGACGGGCCCTACATGTCGACGCGGCACGGGGATTTGCTTTGGCGCGGCAGCGCAAACCAGCGGCTTATCCTTCTGAGCGACAGGTATCGGGCGGAACTGGAGCGGATTATCGCGGAGGGGGGGGACAAAAGCGCGGGGCTGGAGATACGCGAACTCGAACGCGCGGGATTGGTGATTGCGGGCGTGCCGAACACGGCGGGTGCGGGCCATGATCTGAGAAGACGGCTTGCCGAGTAA